From the Solanum stenotomum isolate F172 chromosome 4, ASM1918654v1, whole genome shotgun sequence genome, one window contains:
- the LOC125861789 gene encoding uncharacterized protein LOC125861789, which translates to MTTDQKKKLLWGNKKTTTNTEESTHRWDTSLFGDRDRQEKFNKLMGVKGDVPTENKPVIHDAERQKELQMDLEKQYTAGLRRRDGRTVGLGL; encoded by the exons ATGACTACTGACCAAAAGAAGAAGCTGCTGTGGGGAAACAAGAAAACCACCACTAATACTGAAGAG TCAACTCATCGATGGGATACATCACTATTTGGTGATCGTGATCGACAAGAAAAGTTCAACAAACTCATG GGTGTGAAAGGAGACGTGCCGACAGAGAACAAACCAGTCATCCACGATGCAGAGAGGCAAAAGGAGCTCCAAATGGACTTAGAGAAGCAATACACTGCTGGACTTCGCCGAAGAGATGGTCGTACTGTTGGACTAGGTCTCTAA